Sequence from the Penicillium oxalicum strain HP7-1 chromosome IV, whole genome shotgun sequence genome:
ttttttttgacaTCACAATTTTTCACATGATTGACAATTCTGCTAGTTCCTCGATATGGCAGAATCATCAATCTCCTTTGGCTTGAGCAGTTGGGAGACAATCTAATTTCGTAACATTTCAGCCTTCCAACCACTCCTACATCAATCAAGTCCAGTATGATCGATCTTGCTCGTGGCATCTTCTCGTTTGCCCCTTATTCTGACTGTATAAATCAATGGATTCATACCGTCAACGCCATTAGTTGTTATGCATCGATATTGATCATATCGACGTGGACCCACTCAAGCTCCTCAGACCTGACCAATAGTCGTGGGCAGCCGGGAAGGCATCTAGACTCCAGCCCAGTTGCGCCATCCCCCTTCACCAAGTGGACCACATCCATGAAAAACTGTCGCGCAGCGGGCTTGCACGAGCACTATGGATGCATCTCGGTCTTTCTCGAAGTCTTGAGCGGGGCCAGGCGAAGACGCTTCATATAGATGAATCAGAATTGGTTCTTTTGTGAATCTcgctggaaaaaaaaagtttgcACACCTGTGCCGCGGACAATTTATCGAGGCACAGCAGGGAGTGTTCTCAATCACAAATTGGAACCTACGTATCAGAGGTAAAAAGTGACATGAGGGCTGAGAGGGGAGCGCAGCATGTAGCTCCATGTGAGACTTAATTTGGGTATCTGGCCGAGGCTCACTTGCGTAAAGTTCCCTGAAAAGATACTGTGCCTTTTGGGCTTGCAAGAGCGGTAAATAGGAGAGTTCATATTGACATATTCTCAGGTAGATCTTGAAACAAGTCATGGAAATCACGATGCAATGCGCCCAGGCAAAAATTCCGATCGAAGCACCGAATTCATTATTTCCCAAACCGGACGGCGTAAAGGGTCCCCCTGTACGAATAGAGGAcagaaaggggggggggggggggggggaagaacaGACCCTAATCATCCCCTGTGCACTCTGTGAAGACCTGCTCGCACGGCGAAATAACCACCAATAGCCAGGAGACTTGCTGCACCAGCGTATAGCGTCGTATCACTTACATAACTCTCCTCACGAACTCGTCCGACGTGAGagctcttcttgctcttcacgAGATATTCTCCCGAGCCCTGGACAATATAATCATCCCACAACACCTTTGACAGATTCTTCTGATAGTCGACTACGGTGCCTGACCAGTTATTGGTAATGACACCATCATCTCTCTTATACCAGCTGTTGCACTTGGGATCCGCAAAACTACTCTTTCGGAGCAGAGCCTGGATCCTGTCGTTGAATTCTTTCACCACCTCTGGCTTAGGCATAATTGCAACCGCTTTGCCGAGCTGTCGACACCGAATCACTTCGCTGACGAGGGCGTTGAGATAGCGTGACTGAGCTTCGAtcatgaggatgatggagtTGTGGCCTAGATTCCGAATCAGCATCGTCACAGTGGATGACTACCACCCGTTGCAAGGGCAATATGAGTACATAGTGAGGTGCTTACCAAGATTAGTGTTTGGCCCATAGAACATTCCAAAGTTGGGCATGTCTTCCACCGTGACGCCGTAGTAGGCTCGAGCCCCATCTTTCCAAACGTCTCCAACCGGACGACCGTTCGCACCATAAACCTGAATCGGATACATGAAATCGACCGTCTTAAAGCCCGTGGCGAGAACAATAAAGTCAAATTCCTTGACACCCGCACCTTCAATCTCGATACCATTCTTGGTGATCCGATTGATGTGTCTGGTCTCCAGGTCCACATTGTCACGGGCCAATGTAGGATAGTAAtcatcggtgatgatcaCTCGCTTGCATCCGGGGGCGTAATCGGGCGTGAGAGTCTTCCACAGCTCAGGCTTATCGGCCAACTGTGTCTCCAGAAGGTCTTTGCATCCGTCCCGGATGACCTGCGCCCACTGCGACTCGTTGTCAAAAACGGCATCATGGAACTCTTCTCTATATTCCATTTGCGATGCTCGCTTGCGCCAGCGAAGAGGCGGGACATAGGTCAGGAGGGCCCGTTGGAATGCAGAGATTGGTGCATCCAGTCGAGGCAGCACCCAATTGGGGGTCCGCTGAAAAACAGTCAAGTGCGATGCAGATGGCGCGATTTCGGGAATGATCTGTGCCGCGGTCGCTCCTGCAGGGTTGAAATTCAATCAAACCATATGTTAGTCTCATTGACTCTAGTAGGCAGGGTGAGGAATCGATttcgaaaaagaaattaCCGTTTCCGATCACTGcaatcttcttgtccttgaaaTCATAGCTCCAGTCCCATCGGGCTGAATGCATCACACGTCCCTCAAAGTCTTCGAGGCCCGGAATATCGGGATATCGAGGAATATTAAGCTGACCCACGGCGGAAATCAAGAAGTCCGATGAAATGACATAGCCATTGGTGAACTCGCTGTCCTTTTGACCTGAGATTTTGACGGCGACCTTCCACTTGGAAGTTTGGTCGTCCCAACGGGCCTCTTCAACCGCTGAATTGAATCGGATATGCTTATAAAGACCCCATTTTTGCGCAACCCCGACGAGATATGCCTGTCTTCGCGTCAGAAAGATCCTTTTGAACTCCAATGAGAACAGctattggggggggggaggcagaGAATTGAAGCCCTGATTGACATACGTAAATTTCTTCCTGGCCGGGGTACTCGCGGGTCCAGCTGGGATTTTGTTCAAAGGAGTAACTATACAAGGAGCTCCAGACTGTTGAATTTCAGCACATGGTATCATCTTATGCTACCATTAACTCCCATGAACCCATGGGTGAGCACGTGCGAGATCGAAGGCAACCGGCTTACCATCACAGCAGCATCCCGGATACTTTTGATCACTCCATGTTCCGCCGATACTGCTACTCTTTTCGAGAATCACAAAGTTGCGACAGTTGTTCCGCTTGATCAAGTCAATGGCCATATTCATGCCTGAACAACCATTAGCGAAGTTATTGAGCAGCAGTCTTTTCCGAGAGGTGCTTGAGGCCCGCATACCAGAGATTCCGGCTCCAATAATGACGACTGTCGCATTTGTAAAGTCTTTGTTCCCTACTGGGAGACGAAGCTCAGGTGTTGCAGGCATTTTTGATGCAGGTAGAGAAGGCAAACAAGTCAATTCTGCAAGggcgaagaaaagaaactGAAAACGTGGACGACTGGAACTGAAAAGGTTTTTTTATTACTAGCCCTGGTGGAGTGTCCAAAAGGCTTCGCCGTTGACGGGCAATGATCGACTGTGTAGTTGTCAATGCATAAGCACGGTAATTATGTATCCATTGCCCCCTCATGCAGCAGCCAAGCGCCAAACGATCCTGCCAATGAAGGGACTCAACTCAAGAGCTAAAAATCATTGATATTCAGCTGGGCCCCTCACAGGTACTCGTGCGACCAATCTTCGAGCACGGAAAAAAAGCACTTAGGTCTCAGTCTATACTCGTTCCATCGTCCGCCAAGAAGGTCCGTCAGCATCCGTCGAAGTTGCAGCAGCGGATCTAATGTACCCTCTTCCACGTGAGCTTTGAGATGGTTGTTACTCATCAGCAGATATGAGGCCAGTATTTTACTGTTGTTGTTGAAAAATGACCAAAATATTGGAAAAATATATCCTCATACATTCCGGCAATTCAACCCAGTGGTGCGCATAATTCTTGTGGATCGCCACGGCCCGTACTCGGCTCAATGGCAGGAGGGGGTGCGGGGAAAATGGAGGTTACGGTACCTCGGTCACTCGCCGAGGTAAGTCGGATTGATTATATAATAAAAAAGATAAATGAGCCAAATCAAGCAAATCGTTGTCGAAGGAGCCTTTTTGGCTCAGAAGCACGGGAGAGGAAACGAAGGACCATCAAAGCTAAGGGAGTTCgaccccctctctctcggcGGTTCTTAGAATGTATTGCTTGACCTTCATCATTCACACATGAGCGGTTAGGAGCAGTATCACTGACAGCAAAACGGGACGGGCCAATCGCAAAAGAGATTGATATGTCAGGTACTCACCTTGTCATCTGGAACCAAATCAATCGCTAGGTGGCCGTCTGAATCACGCTTCTCCGCGTCGGCACCGGATTTTAAAAGTAGGATTGCAGCGTCACCGTGTCCCTCAGAGATAGCATGATGCAAGGCCGTTAGGCCATCGTTATCGGTCGCATTCACCGGGCTCTTGCCCTCGTCCAAGAGCATCTTAATAATGGGTACGGACCCAACCGCCGCAGCTCGGTGGAGAGGCAACTGGCCACGGACATCTTTCACTCGAGCGCTACATTTGTTGGCTAAGAGAGTCCGCACCGTCGAGATATTGGACTTGGAACTAGCGAAATGCAGGGCATTCTGTGATTGGTCAGCAAGGGCAAAAGATagatttctcttttttccccattCGTCGATGGGAATTCCTTACTTGGCCATTATTGCTTTTGATTGTCACATCGGCCCCTTTGCGGAGGAGCAACTCAATGACTTTGTCGCCTTCGGCATCCTTCAGGCTTGCTGCGATCATGAGCGGTGTCCATCCCAGACCATCCTGCATAGATACGTGTCAGATCGAAGATCAAAATTGCGAATATGATACCAGGATACTAATTTAAGCAATGCGCCTGTCCGCCTGGAATGAGACTCACCTCTACATCAGGATCAAAATTCTGGCTGGCGACCAATAGCTCCACAATAGGTAGTCGATTGTAGGCTACCGCCCAGTGAATCGGCAAGCGGTTGTCATCGTCCCTGACACGAGCAGCTTTGGGATTTCCCTAAGCACAGAGGTTGATTGGTTAATTTTCACGCCATGCATGCAGTTGGAAAAATCCCTCTTTGCGACTAATTTGGCACTGTGTTCGGTGGGACGCATGGCGCGGGATGTATGACGCCAAGTATACAAGAGCAAATACTCACGCTCAACAAGGACTCCGCAACTTGGGCTTTGCGTCTCATTAGCGTTGACTGAATCGAGACATGGCAAGTCAAACTTACTTTGGCCCTCTCGAGCTGCCTCGTGCAGCGGAAATTTGACGTTCTGATTGGGGTCCATCTCGTTGAATGGGTTTGAAGGTGGAGTGACTGCAGTTGAGATAAGAGCTACGATAAGTGAGGGAAAGGCCGACGGGTGTCGGCGCATGAGCCCGGAAACCTCAGGCAACAAGGCAAGAAAACTTCTGATGTGGAAGAATCACGTCCTGGCCCAATG
This genomic interval carries:
- a CDS encoding FAD-binding monooxygenase ktnD, translated to MPATPELRLPVGNKDFTNATVVIIGAGISGMNMAIDLIKRNNCRNFVILEKSSSIGGTWSDQKYPGCCCDVWSSLYSYSFEQNPSWTREYPGQEEIYAYLVGVAQKWGLYKHIRFNSAVEEARWDDQTSKWKVAVKISGQKDSEFTNGYVISSDFLISAVGQLNIPRYPDIPGLEDFEGRVMHSARWDWSYDFKDKKIAVIGNGATAAQIIPEIAPSASHLTVFQRTPNWVLPRLDAPISAFQRALLTYVPPLRWRKRASQMEYREEFHDAVFDNESQWAQVIRDGCKDLLETQLADKPELWKTLTPDYAPGCKRVIITDDYYPTLARDNVDLETRHINRITKNGIEIEGAGVKEFDFIVLATGFKTVDFMYPIQVYGANGRPVGDVWKDGARAYYGVTVEDMPNFGMFYGPNTNLGHNSIILMIEAQSRYLNALVSEVIRCRQLGKAVAIMPKPEVVKEFNDRIQALLRKSSFADPKCNSWYKRDDGVITNNWSGTVVDYQKNLSKVLWDDYIVQGSGEYLVKSKKSSHVGRVREESYFSTGAGRTSILLALLESVHPDYPSQGREFTTQGADEPWKWTTIEVTESKLVIPASILSRRTQPATVRWGSSSPLFAEFVTS